CCAGCGCCACACCGAGCACCCGCATGGCCTGGCCGACGCCGACTACGACGCGCTCTTTACCCGCGACAAACCGGTAATTTTGCCTTCCACGGCTACCCCTGGGCTGGTGCACCGCCTCACGTATAATCGCGCCAACAACCAGCACCTGCACGTGCGTGGCTACAAGGAAGAAGGCACCATCACGACGGCTTTCGAACATGACGGTGCTCATGAAATGGACCGCTTCCACCTGGCGATGGACGTGCTTGACCGCGTGCCCCAGCTCGGCAATAAAGGCGCGTATCTCAAACAGCATCTGAAAGATAAGCTGGTGGAGCATCGCCAATATATCACCACCACGGCGAGGATATGCCGAGGTGCGGAGTGGCGGTGGCCGGCTAGCAGCGGCACCGCCACTCGCCCAAAATAAAGTGCCTCACCAGGTTTCCCAAAGGAAATCTGGTGAGGCGCTTCGTGCGGAGAGCTTAGCGCAGGATGCTATAAGGCGGCGAAAAGCAGAGTGCTACCACGTTTACAGGGTATTCAATAGCTTGACGATTTGGCGCTTGCGCTTGCCTAGCTTGGCTTGCAGGCGGCCACCAGTTCGTGACTTTGCCTTCCACGTAGGTCAGGTCTTCGTCGTGAGCTGGTATAGGCTTGTTGCAGCTTGTCCTTGAGCTGGTTCCAGTCGCCACGTAGGCGAGGCGGTGGTCGACGCGCAGGTTGCGGAATTTGCGGCGGCGCTCGATACCTTTTTGTGAATAGAGCAGGACCCCGGCGAGGGCACCTACGCCGGCGCCGGCCAGGACGGTGAGCAATACTTTACCGGTTTTGTTTTTAGGCGATTCGGGCGTCATGGGGAGTGAGCTAAAGGTGGGATGAATGAGCCGCCAGCCAGCTGCGGCGCCGGCTGGGGTTTCGCAAAGGTTCCGTCGCGGCCGCCGGCCGGCCCTGACGTCTGTCAGGCCGGCGTCTGACGTTCGTCAGGTTTGCTGGCTAAGTGGCGCCGAATTTTGGTAGTGTAGAACCAGCGTTTTGAAAAGACTCCCGAGTACCTTGGCTAGTCTCTGGCCGCGCTGATAGCCGGGTAAACCGGGCGCATCAGGCTAAGGCATTGGCCGGCAGTCTATTCCTCACTTTCCCGATGATGCCCTTATCTCGTTGTTTTGTCGGTTTTTGCCCAGCGGCCCGCACGCGAGCGCTACGCCGATACCCTAGGCCAGGCCCTGCACGCAAGGTGGTACTGCTGCACGTGCGCCGCGCCGCGCTTTTCGACCCGTGTAAACTAGTGGCGAGCGCTACCGCCAGGCCGAGTTAGCACCGAAGTCGACACCACGGCCGCCTGCACCGGCAGGCCACCGGCTGCGCACGCCTGCCACCGTGGCGACCTGCTGCCGCCGTTGCCCATGACCTGACCACCGGCTTCCAGCCGGCCTGTTTGTGCTCCTACTCAGCCGTTAGTCTTTCAGCTTTTTACTTCTTTTAGCTTTTAGCATGAAAAGAAACCCTTGCCGCGCTACCCTTGCCGCTGCCGACCGGCCGCTAGCCCGACTGGCCATGAAAGCCACGAAGGCACGCCGCTACGGCGACTACGGCCAACCAGCCGCCGCCGATGCGCCGCCCGCGCCCGACTACGAGCCGCCGGCGCAACGTCTACGACCTCAGCCACGAGCAAACCGAGCTGTAGGCCGCATGGGAATGAACGCCGCCATTTTTTGCCGGTGCCGCCGTGGCCGCCACCGGCACTGGTCTGCTGGCTACTACGCTGGGACCAGCCGCCGCCAGCTCGGCCAGCGCGGGCCGAGGCGCCCGCGCGCCCGCGGCCCGGCGCAGCTGCCGCCGATGCGCGCCGAATTTTGTACCTGGCCTCGCTGCCCCGAGCGGCCACAATACCCAGCCCTGACCGTGCGCCTGCTAGGGCCTACCACTGGGTTATCGGCAACGACCCGCGCGGCTGGCTGCCGGTGGTAGACCCCACCCAGCGCGAAACCATGCTGTCGCTGGGGCCTTTGCGCAGTGTTTGGAGTATGCCGCCGCTCACTTTGGCTACCAGTGCGCTGGCGGTGCGGGCCACTACCCGGCAGGCGGCCGACGTGCTGGAGTGCGGCTCGAGCGCCGGCCCGGCCCCGCTTACCCTGACCTCACGGGCTGCTGGGCCGGCGCACGCTGCGCACCGATTTTTCGCCCGTGCCTATTCAGCCCGCCGATGTGCAGCAGCTGACCGGCGGCGAAGCTGCGCACTGCCGTTTTCTGGCTCCCGCCTCGGGCCGGGCCGCGACCTCACGGCCGCCACGCTGGCCGCCAACCAGCACCAAACCGCCCGCGACCCCGCCCAGTGCGAGCTGGCCCACTGGGTGCGCTGGGATGCCGCCGCCGTGCTGCGCCACCGCGACGGCCTTACGGCCGCCGGCATGGCATCGAGGGGCCCGCCGGCTGGCTGGTGCGGCATTTCTACGACAGTGCCCGCGTGCTAACGCCCGATTTCGGGCCCGCGGCTAGCCAAAATAACCGGCCAGCTAGCCACCCACGGCGGCTGGCTCGTGCTCACCAGCCCGGCGAGTCGGTGCCCGCGCTGTTGGCGGCCGCCGCCGGCTGGCGCGCATTTGGCTGCGGCCAAGGCTTTGAATATCGGTATTCATCCCATGACGCAGGTGCTCGAAGAAGCGCCCGGCCCCGCCGGCCTGGGCCAGTATCTGGGTTTGGGCGCGCCGGTGCAATTCGTGCTGCGCCTGGCTACGTGGAGAGCTACGACGCTCCCGTGAGCCCGCGCCGCCCCGTCGAGTGGTTTGTGCGCACCTGAGAATAGCGGGCGCCAGCGGTCGGCCCAGGTCCTCACCAGGGGCTACGCTGTGGCAAGCGCGCCCACGCCCAGGATTTCACGGCCCTGGCTACCTCGGCGGCCGTGCCGTGGGCGAGGAGCAGAAATTTGCCGGCCTTGATTTCCGTCTCGTAGTCGAGCACGCTGTTTTCGGAAATGCCAATGCTGGCCAGCGCCCCGGCCAGCGCGCTAATTGTGCCGCCCGCCACCGCGCCCTCAAGACCACCACCAGCGCGGCCACCAGCGGCCCGGCAATGAGCAGCGGCCCTACCCCCGGCACCAGGAAAAAGGCGGAGCCGAACAGCAGGCTCCAGATGCCGCCCAAAACGCGCCGGTGCTGCCCCAGCTCAGCATCCGGTCGCCGAGGTTGTAGTAGCCCACTACCTTTTCTTCGGTGTGTATTCCTGGCCCACAATCGAGAGATTTTGCAGGTTGTAGCCGCTGGCTTGCAGCTTCTTAACGGCCTGCTCGGCTTGCGCGTGGGTATCGTAGAGGGCCGATAGTACGGGTCATTATTCATCAGAAAGGAAGGCTGGTGTGCGTGAAGAAGTGCGCCCCGCCCGGCCAGCGGGCTCGGTGCGGGGTAGCACTACAAGAGTACGCGCTCCTTGGCAGGCCTCCCATGACGGAAGTCAGGCTAACAGCTGATGATTTACAGTTCTTAGTAATCGCTATCCAACAGCTTCTTATAAGGAATGGGTGAGCTTAACCTCGTGGTTGGCCACAAAGTCCAGCAGCAGCTTCAGCAGCTGGGGCGCACGCGGGCTGCGGGCAAACAGCACCAGCGTATGGGCGTGGCGGCGCCAGTAGCGCGCGCAGCTCCTGGGCGTTGGCCACCCGGAAGCCCATGTTCCAGTCGGCAAAGCTGCGCTCGTCGCAGGCCCGGCCCCTAGCAGCGGCAGTGCTGGTGGCGCGGGTCGGCCACGATGTGGTCGTAGTACAAGGCCCGCACCACGGTTTCTTCGCCCTCCAGAATCTGAAAAAAGCGGTCGTCGGCGTGTGCAGCAGCAGGCCCGAGAGGCGGTGCTCGCGGTTAAAGGCGCGGCCTGGTGCAGCAGGCCGTAAGGGCAGCCTGGTCGAAGGGCAGCCGCGCCTGGCTGTGGTAAAATAAGTGATAGAGGCCCATAGCGGCAGCAGCGTGAAGGAGAGCCCACCAAAAGGGCCGGTGGCCAGGCCGGCCCAGGCAGCGCTTAGCAAGTGGCGCTTAGGAATAGGTAAGTTACGCTGATAAGTTGAGTATCAAGCCGTTTTTAAGTGAATACCCCTAGCAGCTGCCGGCCCCGCCCGAGCAGGAGGCACCGCGAGCTTGTCCAGCAGCTGGGCCACGATGAACTCGCCTTCGGGCAGGCCCTGCTGCCGCCACAGCTCGACGCCTTGCCGCACCAGCACGAAGGCCGGCAAATCGAGGGAGGAAGCTGTGCACCACCACCGGGTTGGTGCCCTCATCCACCGTAAGCACCCGGATGGCTGGCCCCAGCTGCGCTTGCAGCGCCTTTAGGGCCGTCAGCGTAGCCGCCCGCACTGCTGGGCCGTGCCCACGGGCGGCAGCAGCACCAGCAGTACCGCCGCCTCGGCGGGCTGCTGGGAAGTTGACGCAGGGTAGGTGAGTGCATAAGGATAGGCGGCAAATAGCAGAGAACCTAAACAGTGGTAAAACTACTGCCTTTCCCGGCTGCCAACATGCGTATGCGGTATAAGTAGCTGATATGTATCATACTAATCGAATTAAAGTTAACCACAGCTTCATACAAGCAGCTTCCTACAAGCGCCCAAGGCGGCCACCGAATCGGTGGTAGCCTGCATTTTTTTTCGGCCTGCTTCTTAAAATAGCCGCGCAGCAGGAAATTGTGTTGTAGGGCCGTCATGCTCTGGCTGAAGCTGGCCGTGCTCTGCTCCACGTTGTGCAGGCTCTGGCGCACCTGCCGGGCGGCGGCCGTATCGGCCAGCAGCGTGTGGCGGGCCCTGGCCAGCCAGCACCTGCTGCCGGAGACCCGCCACAGTGGCGGCCAGCGTATCGGTGGTGCGGGCCAGCTGCCGGCCGGCGTGCCCCAGCTGGGCCGGCAACTGCTTGTTCGTGAAAAGGTAGCCTAGTGGGCCCCGGCCCTGGCGCACGCCCTGCGTGAGCAGCGCCGCATCGGCGGCGGCGCGCTGCAGCTGGGTGCTGGCGGCAGCTACGTGGCCCAGGCTTTGGCGCACGTTAGCCGGCAGCTGCTTGTCGCTCAGGAGCTGCCAGATGGCGCTGGTGTCGAGCTTGGTAGCCATCTGGCGCAGGCGCTGCGTGATGACGACCAGGTTCTTGTTGGAGATGTCGAGGGTGCCCAGCATCGCATCGAGGCCTAGCGGGCTTTGGTGCGCAGCACATCGCCCGGCTCCACGGCGGGCCGGGCGGCCTGCGCCGTGAGGTTGATAATGGTGTTGCCCACCAGCCCATCGGTGCCCACCGAGGCCACCGCGTTTTGGCGCACAAACGCCTGGGCGTCTTTGTTGAGGCTCATGGCTACGCGCACCGTGCTGTCGTTCAGCAGCTTAATTTCCTTGACGTTGCCCACCGCAATACCCCTAGCCGCACGCTGTTGCCAGTGAGCAGGCCCGCCACGTTGCGGAAATCGGCCTGCACCACCAGGCTGCGCCCGAACAGGCTTTGCTGCCGGCCCATGAGGTAGAGCATCGCCAGCAGAAAGCCCACGCCCAGCACCATAAACAGGCCGAGACGCACGGTATTACCAGGGAGTTTTGGGCATGACGGGGTAGGAAGGCAGTTTTTATTTAAAAAGGCAGTCCGTTTTAAGCGGATACCAGATGAGCATGACCGTTCTTTTTTAGCAATAAGCAGTTCATAATCAAACAAAAAAGTCGTGCACCTTCGGTCCGCATTCGCGCTCACTTCGGCAAACGTGCCTTCGGCGTAGCAGCGGCCCTCGGCGAGCAGGGCCACGCGGTCGGCGGTGAGGCGCACGCAGGCCAGGTCGTGCGAAATAATGAGGCCGAGGTATTGTACTTGGCTTGCACGGCCCGGATGAGGTGGTCGATTTCGCGGCCCGTAATGGGTCGAGGCCGGTGGTGGGCTCATCGTAGAGAATGATGTCGGGCCGCAGAATGAGCGTGCGGGCCAGTGCGATGCGCTTGCGCATGCCGCCCGAGAGGCGGCCGGCAGCAGCCCGGCGGTGTCGGCCAGGCCCACGTCGGCTAGGGCTTGCTGCACCAGCTCCGTTTCCTGGCCGGGTGTGGGTGAGCCACTGCCGCCGCAGCGGGAAAAGCAGGTTTTCGCGCACCGTCATCGAGTCGTAGAGCGCGTTGCTTTGAAAAAGGAAGCCTAGCCGGGTGCGCAGCCGGTCGAGGCCGGCGTGGTCGAGGGTGCCCACGTCCTGGCCCAGCACCGTGATGGTGCCCGCATCGGGCCGCAGCAAGCCAATAACGCACTTGATAAGCACCGACTTGCCCGCGCCCGACTTACCCAGCACCACGATGTTCTCGCCCCGATTCAGCGTGAGCGAAAAGTCGTGCAGCACGTGGTTGCTGCCAAACGCCAGGCTCACGCCGGCCACCGCTAGCACAGGCTCGGCCCGGCGGGTGGGTAGGCGCGGGGCTAGAGCAGGGTAGGGAGCATGGGTTGAGAGGCTGTTTAAATAAGCCCAAACGCCGTGCTGACCAGCACGGCCACCAGGTCGAGCAGAAATACGGCCAGCGAGCCGGCCACCACGGCCGAGTTGGCGGCGCGGCCCACGCCGGCCGTGTCGTTGCTGGCGTAGTAGCCTTTGTAGCAGCTGATGAGGCCGATGGCAAAGCCGAAAAAGAAGGTTTTAATGACTGCCGGTAGCACCTGGCCGTAGGTGAGGCGGCCCAGAATGTGGTTGATAAACAGCGCCAGCGAGGTCGAGCCCTGCATATTAACCCCCACGAAGGCCGACAGCAGCCCGATGGCATCGGAGAGCAGCGTGAGCACCGGCACCATGAGCGTAGTGGCCAGCACCCGCGTGACTACTAGGTACTTGAAGGGTTAGTGCCCGATACGTCCATGGCGTCAATCTGCTCGGTTACGCGCATCGAGCTGAGCTCGGCCCCGATGTTGGAGCCTACCTTGCCGGCCACCATCAGGCCCGTGATGATGGGCTTAGCTCCTGAATGATGGTGAGGCCCACCATCACCGGAATCCACGACTCGGCGCCGAACTGCACCATCGTGGGCCGCAGCCGCAGCGTGAGCACCAGCCCCATAATAAAGCCCGTGATACCCACCAGCGGCAGCGACTGATACCCCACGACGTAGCATTGGTACAGAAACTCCGACACTTCGTAGCGCGGCCGAAACCCCTCGCGGAAAAACCGCCCCGCAAACCGGGCCAGGGTGCCGGTGGCGGCGAGCATAGAGGTGGCGGACACGGAAGGGCGTAGGAGTAGGGCTGCTTACGGCGAAATTATCCACTAAAGAAGCTGCAAAAGTATTGGCACTACCTAGCCGCCCGGCATGACAAGTAGTAGCTCAAATAGCTGATTTTTATCAGGTTTTGCCGGTAACTTACGGCCGACCTTTGGCGCTACTTCTGCCTTGCCAGCACCTTGCTTACCCATGCTGTCCGCTTCCTACACCACCGTGCTGGCCAACCTGCTCTACACGCACTCGCGCGAGTTTGTGGGTATTTATGATGTGGCCTTGGGCTGGTTTACGCAGGTAAACCCGTGGCGGTGCAACTGCTGGCTACGCCTCCGAGGCCGAGTTTCTGGCCGACCCCGACCACTCGCTGCGCTCGCCGCCCTGGACGAGTGACGAGTGGCGGGTGCTGTGCGAGCTGACCCAGCGCGAAGGCCACCACGAGCTGGACGCCATCATTCGGCGCCACACCGGCGAGCCGTTCCCGGCCTACCTGCGGCTCACGTACTTTGAGGCCGAGGGCCGGCCCTCGCTGCTGGTGTGCCTGGCCGAGCAAAGCCCGCTGCAGCGCGCCGAGCGCGCGCTGGCCCACAGCGTGCGCCGCTTCGAGGCCGTGTTTACCAACGCCACCATCGGTATTATCGTCTGCGATAAAACCGGCAGTATCGTGTCGGCCAATGGCCTGGCGGGCGAGCTTTTTGGCTACTCGCAGCCCGCGTTGCTGGGCCAGCGCATCGAAGTGCTGGTACCGGGTGCCGCCGGCCGCCGCCACGAGCAGCTGCGCAAAACATTCAACGCCCAGCCCCAGGTGCGCAGCATGGCGGGCACCGCGCCTTGCAGGGCCAGCGCCAGGATGGCTCGGTGTTTCCGGTCGAAGTCAGCCTGAGCTACTTTTACCTTGATGAGGAGCTGTACGTAGTGGCCTACGTCCTCGACATTTCCCGCAAAAAGGCCGCTGAGCAGGAGCTGCACGACCAGCACCAGCAGGTGGCCCGCCTCAACGCCGAGCTCGAGCAGAAGGTGGCTGACCGCACCCACGCCCTGCTCAGCACCCTGGAGCAGCTCGAAAAGCGGGGCCAGGAGCTGGCCCAGGCCCTAGCCGCCGAGCAGGAGTTGGGCGAATTAAAATCGCGCTTCGTGAGCATGGCCTCGCACGAGTTTCGCACGCCGCTCACGGCCGTGCTCAGCTCGGCCGCGCTCATCGGCAAATACCCCGACGGCGACCAGCAGCCCCAGCGCCTCAAGCACCTGGAGCGCATCAATATCTCGGTCAACCACTTGAATGCCATTCTGGAAGAGTTTCTCTCCGTCGGGCGCATCGAGGAAGGCAAGGTGGAAATCAATCCAGTTGCTTTCGACCTGAATACCCTGCTCGACGAAACCCTGGCCGACGTGCAGAGCCTGCGCAAGACCGGCCAAACCTTCGTGCGGCAGGTGGCGTGCCCCGACCCGTTTTGGCTCGACTCGTCGCTGCTGCGCAAGATTTTGGTGAATTTGCTCTCCAATGCCCTCAAGTATTCGGGCGAAAACGCCACAGTGACGGTGCAGGCGGCGTGCCACGATAGCCAGCTGACCGTCAGCGTGGCCGACCAGGGCGTGGGATTTCCAAGGAAGACCAGACCCACTTGTTCGAGCGGTTTTTTCGGGCCCGCAACGTTTCGACGGTGCCCGGCACCGGGCTAGGCCTCTACATCATTGCCCGCTATCTGGAGCTGATGGGCGGCACCATCGACCTGCAAAGCGCCCCCGACCAGGGCACTACCGTCACGGTCACCCTTCCCTATGAAAACCATTCTGCTGATTGAGGACGACGCGTTTATCCGCGAAAACACCGCC
The genomic region above belongs to Hymenobacter sp. BRD128 and contains:
- a CDS encoding general stress protein; translation: MAGGTISALAGALASIGISENSVLDYETEIKAGKFLLLAHGTAAEVARAVKSWAWARLPQRSPW
- a CDS encoding MlaD family protein, which translates into the protein MGNVKEIKLLNDSTVRVAMSLNKDAQAFVRQNAVASVGTDGLVGNTIINLTAQAARPAVEPGDVLRTKAR
- a CDS encoding ABC transporter ATP-binding protein; its protein translation is MLAVAGVSLAFGSNHVLHDFSLTLNRGENIVVLGKSGAGKSVLIKCVIGLLRPDAGTITVLGQDVGTLDHAGLDRLRTRLGFLFQSNALYDSMTVRENLLFPLRRQWLTHTRPGNGAGAASPSRRGPGRHRRAAAGRLSGGMRKRIALARTLILRPDIILYDEPTTGLDPLRAAKSTTSSGPCKPSTIPRPHYFARPGLRAPHRRPRGPARRGPLLRRRHVCRSERECGPKVHDFFV
- a CDS encoding PAS domain S-box protein, with the translated sequence MLCELTQREGHHELDAIIRRHTGEPFPAYLRLTYFEAEGRPSLLVCLAEQSPLQRAERALAHSVRRFEAVFTNATIGIIVCDKTGSIVSANGLAGELFGYSQPALLGQRIEVLVPGAAGRRHEQLRKTFNAQPQVRSMAGTAPCRASARMARCFRSKSA